The following proteins come from a genomic window of Mustela lutreola isolate mMusLut2 chromosome 6, mMusLut2.pri, whole genome shotgun sequence:
- the PEX3 gene encoding peroxisomal biogenesis factor 3 isoform X1: MLRSMWNFLKRHKKKCIFLGTVLGGVYILGKYGQKKIREIQEREAAEYIAQARRQYHFESNQRTCNMTVLSMLPTLREALMQQLNSESLTALLKNRPSNKLEIWEDLKIISFTRSIVAVYSTCMLVVLLRVQLNIIGGYIYLDNAAVGKNGTTVLAPPDVQQQYLSSIQHLLGDGLTELITVIKQAVQKILGSVSLKHSLSLLDLEQKLKEIRNLVEQHKSSSWINKDGSKSLLCHYMMPDEETPLAVQACGLSPRDVTTIKLLNETRDMLESPDFSTVLNTCLNRGFSRLLDNMAEFFRPTEQDLQHSNSMSSLSSVSLPLAKIIPIVNGQIHSVCSETPSHFVQDLLMMEQVKDFAANVYEAFSTPQQLEK, translated from the exons ATGCTGAGGTCTATGTGGAATTTTCTAAAACgtcataaaaagaaatgcatcttCCTGGGCACGGTGCTCGGAG gagtATATATCCTGGGAAAATATGgacaaaagaaaatcagagaaatacaagaaagAGAAGCTGCAGAGTACATTGCTCAAGCAAGACGACAGTATCATTTTGAAAGTAACCAGAGGACTTGCAATATGACAG TGTTGTCCATGCTTCCAACACTGAGAGAGGCCTTGATGCAACAACTCAATTCTGAGAGCCTAACCGCTCTGCTAAAAAACAG gCCTTCAAACAAATTAGAAATATGGGAGGATCTAAAGATAATAA GTTTCACAAGAAGTATCGTAGCAGTATACAGTACTTGTATGCTGGTGGTTCTTTTGCGAGTCCAGTTAAACATAATTGGTGGATATATTTACCTGGATAATGCAGCAGTTGGCAAAAATGGCACT ACAGTTCTTGCTCCCCCAGATGTCCAACAGCAATATTTGTCAAGTATTCAACACCTCCTTGGAGATG GCCTGACAGAATTGATCACAGTCATTAAACaagctgtgcagaagattttaggAAG CGTTTCTCTTAaacattctttgtctcttttggacttggaacaaaaactaaaagaaatcagaaatctagTTGAACAGCATAAATCTTCTTCTTGGATTAATAAAGATGGATCCAAATCTTTATTATGCCATTATATGATGCCAGATGAAGAAACTCCATTAGCAGTTCAG GCCTGCGGGCTTTCTCCTAGAGATGTTACCACTATTAAACTACTCAATGAAACTAGAGACATGTTGGAAAG tCCAGATTTTAGTACAGTTTTGAATACGTGTTTAAACCGAGGTTTTAGCAGACTGCTAGACAATATGGCTGAGTTCTTTCGACCTACTGAACAGGACCTTCAACATAGCAACTCCATGAGTAG TCTTTCCAGTGTCAGCTTGCCACTAGCTAAAATAATTCCAATAGTAAATGGACAGATCCATTCAGTTTGCAGTGAAACACCTAGTCATTTTGTTCAG GATCTATTGATGATGGAGCAAGTGAAAGATTTTGCTGCTAATGTGTATGAAGCTTTTAGTACTCCCCAGCAACTGGAGAAGTGA
- the PEX3 gene encoding peroxisomal biogenesis factor 3 isoform X3 → MLRSMWNFLKRHKKKCIFLGTVLGGVYILGKYGQKKIREIQEREAAEYIAQARRQYHFESNQRTCNMTVLSMLPTLREALMQQLNSESLTALLKNRPSNKLEIWEDLKIISFTRSIVAVYSTCMLVVLLRVQLNIIGGYIYLDNAAVGKNGTTVLAPPDVQQQYLSSIQHLLGDGLTELITVIKQAVQKILGSVSLKHSLSLLDLEQKLKEIRNLVEQHKSSSWINKDGSKSLLCHYMMPDEETPLAVQACGLSPRDVTTIKLLNETRDMLESPDFSTVLNTCLNRGFSRLLDNMAEFFRPTEQDLQHSNSMSRIY, encoded by the exons ATGCTGAGGTCTATGTGGAATTTTCTAAAACgtcataaaaagaaatgcatcttCCTGGGCACGGTGCTCGGAG gagtATATATCCTGGGAAAATATGgacaaaagaaaatcagagaaatacaagaaagAGAAGCTGCAGAGTACATTGCTCAAGCAAGACGACAGTATCATTTTGAAAGTAACCAGAGGACTTGCAATATGACAG TGTTGTCCATGCTTCCAACACTGAGAGAGGCCTTGATGCAACAACTCAATTCTGAGAGCCTAACCGCTCTGCTAAAAAACAG gCCTTCAAACAAATTAGAAATATGGGAGGATCTAAAGATAATAA GTTTCACAAGAAGTATCGTAGCAGTATACAGTACTTGTATGCTGGTGGTTCTTTTGCGAGTCCAGTTAAACATAATTGGTGGATATATTTACCTGGATAATGCAGCAGTTGGCAAAAATGGCACT ACAGTTCTTGCTCCCCCAGATGTCCAACAGCAATATTTGTCAAGTATTCAACACCTCCTTGGAGATG GCCTGACAGAATTGATCACAGTCATTAAACaagctgtgcagaagattttaggAAG CGTTTCTCTTAaacattctttgtctcttttggacttggaacaaaaactaaaagaaatcagaaatctagTTGAACAGCATAAATCTTCTTCTTGGATTAATAAAGATGGATCCAAATCTTTATTATGCCATTATATGATGCCAGATGAAGAAACTCCATTAGCAGTTCAG GCCTGCGGGCTTTCTCCTAGAGATGTTACCACTATTAAACTACTCAATGAAACTAGAGACATGTTGGAAAG tCCAGATTTTAGTACAGTTTTGAATACGTGTTTAAACCGAGGTTTTAGCAGACTGCTAGACAATATGGCTGAGTTCTTTCGACCTACTGAACAGGACCTTCAACATAGCAACTCCATGAGTAG GATCTATTGA
- the PEX3 gene encoding peroxisomal biogenesis factor 3 isoform X2: MLRSMWNFLKRHKKKCIFLGTVLGGVYILGKYGQKKIREIQEREAAEYIAQARRQYHFESNQRTCNMTVLSMLPTLREALMQQLNSESLTALLKNRPSNKLEIWEDLKIISFTRSIVAVYSTCMLVVLLRVQLNIIGGYIYLDNAAVGKNGTTVLAPPDVQQQYLSSIQHLLGDGLTELITVIKQAVQKILGSVSLKHSLSLLDLEQKLKEIRNLVEQHKSSSWINKDGSKSLLCHYMMPDEETPLAVQACGLSPRDVTTIKLLNETRDMLESHPEDNQSVKNGESIRLCSGRLEDLDSVLAFLFISCSALAEPLKLFEVILSL, from the exons ATGCTGAGGTCTATGTGGAATTTTCTAAAACgtcataaaaagaaatgcatcttCCTGGGCACGGTGCTCGGAG gagtATATATCCTGGGAAAATATGgacaaaagaaaatcagagaaatacaagaaagAGAAGCTGCAGAGTACATTGCTCAAGCAAGACGACAGTATCATTTTGAAAGTAACCAGAGGACTTGCAATATGACAG TGTTGTCCATGCTTCCAACACTGAGAGAGGCCTTGATGCAACAACTCAATTCTGAGAGCCTAACCGCTCTGCTAAAAAACAG gCCTTCAAACAAATTAGAAATATGGGAGGATCTAAAGATAATAA GTTTCACAAGAAGTATCGTAGCAGTATACAGTACTTGTATGCTGGTGGTTCTTTTGCGAGTCCAGTTAAACATAATTGGTGGATATATTTACCTGGATAATGCAGCAGTTGGCAAAAATGGCACT ACAGTTCTTGCTCCCCCAGATGTCCAACAGCAATATTTGTCAAGTATTCAACACCTCCTTGGAGATG GCCTGACAGAATTGATCACAGTCATTAAACaagctgtgcagaagattttaggAAG CGTTTCTCTTAaacattctttgtctcttttggacttggaacaaaaactaaaagaaatcagaaatctagTTGAACAGCATAAATCTTCTTCTTGGATTAATAAAGATGGATCCAAATCTTTATTATGCCATTATATGATGCCAGATGAAGAAACTCCATTAGCAGTTCAG GCCTGCGGGCTTTCTCCTAGAGATGTTACCACTATTAAACTACTCAATGAAACTAGAGACATGTTGGAAAG TCACCCAGAAGACAACCAGAGTGTTAAAAATGGAGAAAGCATCAGACTATGCAGTGGAAGACTGGAAGACCTAGATTCAGTTTTGGCTTTCCTGTTCATCAGCTGTTCAGCATTGGCTGAGCCACTTAAACTCTTTGAGGTGATTTTATCATTGTAG